A region of Kribbella sp. NBC_01245 DNA encodes the following proteins:
- the acs gene encoding acetate--CoA ligase: MPETFPPSPEFAAQAVAGADLYAEAAADREAFWAKQARELLSWDQDFEQTLDWSDAPFAEWFVGGRLNAAYNCVDRHVEAGRGDKVAIHFVGEPGDRRDITYAELQREVSKAANALTGLGIRKGDRVAIYLPMIPEAVITMLACARLGAPHSVVFGGFSADALRSRIEDAQASLVVTADGGFRRGAASPLKPAVDAAVSGDSPVNKVLVVRRTKSDVAWDDSRDVWWHDVVDGASDQHTPESHDSEHPLFILYTSGTTGKPKGIFHTTGGYLTQTAYTHKSVFDLHADTDVYWCTADVGWITGHSYIVYGPLANGATQVIYEGTPDSPHRGRWWDIIAEYGVTIFYTAPTAIRTCMKWGEDIPAAADLSSLRVLGSVGEPINPEAWRWYDRVIGGGRCPIVDTWWQTETGAIMISPLPGVTATKPGSAQVALPGINVAVVDDEAKPLGNGESGLLVVTEPWPSMLRGIWGDAERYRETYWSRFDGLYFAGDGAKLDEDGDLWLLGRVDDVMNVSGHRLSTAEIESALVSHPSVAEAAVVGATDETTGQAVCAFVILRGDAVETADSVTELRNHVAKEIGPIAKPRQIMIVAELPKTRSGKIMRRLLRDIAENREVGDTSTLADSNVMNLIRTGLTNGSED, from the coding sequence ATGCCCGAGACTTTTCCGCCCAGTCCCGAGTTCGCCGCGCAGGCCGTCGCCGGAGCAGACCTGTACGCCGAGGCCGCGGCGGATCGCGAGGCCTTCTGGGCCAAGCAGGCGCGCGAGTTGCTCAGCTGGGACCAGGACTTCGAGCAGACCCTGGACTGGTCGGACGCGCCCTTTGCCGAGTGGTTCGTCGGCGGACGGCTCAACGCGGCGTACAACTGCGTGGACCGTCACGTCGAAGCCGGCCGCGGGGACAAGGTCGCGATCCACTTCGTAGGTGAACCTGGCGACCGGCGCGACATCACGTACGCCGAACTGCAGCGGGAGGTCTCGAAGGCTGCGAACGCCCTGACCGGCTTGGGCATTCGCAAGGGCGACCGGGTGGCGATCTACCTGCCGATGATCCCTGAGGCCGTCATCACCATGCTTGCGTGCGCACGACTCGGCGCACCGCACAGCGTGGTCTTCGGCGGCTTCAGCGCGGACGCGTTGCGCAGCAGGATCGAGGACGCGCAGGCGAGCCTGGTAGTCACCGCAGACGGCGGTTTCCGACGTGGCGCCGCAAGCCCGCTCAAGCCGGCCGTAGACGCCGCAGTGTCCGGCGATTCCCCTGTGAACAAGGTGCTGGTGGTACGACGTACTAAGTCTGACGTCGCCTGGGACGACTCCCGTGATGTCTGGTGGCACGACGTGGTCGACGGCGCCTCCGACCAGCACACGCCCGAGTCGCACGACTCCGAGCACCCGTTGTTCATCCTTTACACGTCGGGCACGACCGGGAAGCCGAAGGGCATCTTCCACACCACCGGCGGATACCTCACCCAGACGGCGTACACGCACAAGTCGGTCTTCGACCTGCATGCGGACACTGACGTCTACTGGTGCACGGCGGACGTCGGCTGGATCACCGGGCACAGCTACATCGTCTACGGGCCACTGGCGAACGGTGCGACTCAGGTGATCTACGAGGGCACGCCGGACTCACCGCACCGGGGCCGTTGGTGGGACATCATCGCGGAGTACGGCGTGACGATCTTCTACACGGCGCCGACGGCCATCCGGACCTGTATGAAGTGGGGCGAGGACATCCCGGCTGCGGCCGACCTGAGCAGTCTGCGAGTCCTTGGCAGCGTGGGCGAACCGATCAACCCCGAGGCCTGGCGTTGGTACGACCGAGTGATCGGCGGCGGCCGTTGCCCGATCGTCGACACCTGGTGGCAGACCGAGACAGGCGCGATCATGATCAGCCCGCTGCCGGGTGTGACCGCGACGAAACCGGGGTCGGCGCAAGTGGCACTACCGGGTATCAACGTCGCGGTGGTCGACGACGAGGCCAAGCCGCTTGGCAACGGCGAGAGCGGTCTGCTGGTGGTGACCGAGCCCTGGCCGTCGATGCTGCGCGGGATCTGGGGAGATGCCGAGCGCTATCGGGAGACGTACTGGTCGCGGTTCGACGGGCTTTATTTTGCGGGCGATGGCGCCAAGCTGGACGAGGATGGCGATCTCTGGCTGCTCGGCCGGGTGGATGACGTGATGAACGTGTCCGGGCATCGGTTGTCCACGGCGGAGATCGAGTCGGCCCTGGTTTCGCATCCAAGCGTGGCGGAGGCGGCCGTGGTCGGCGCGACGGACGAGACCACTGGCCAGGCCGTGTGCGCGTTCGTCATTCTGCGCGGCGATGCGGTCGAGACCGCGGACAGCGTGACCGAGCTGCGGAACCACGTCGCCAAGGAGATCGGGCCGATCGCGAAGCCCCGCCAGATCATGATCGTGGCGGAGCTGCCGAAGACGCGTTCCGGCAAGATCATGCGCCGTCTACTCCGCGATATCGCCGAGAACCGCGAGGTGGGCGACACCTCGACCCTTGCCGACAGCAACGTCATGAACCTCATCCGCACCGGCCTCACCAACGGCTCAGAGGACTGA
- a CDS encoding DUF4097 family beta strand repeat-containing protein → MQKFDTPAAISAVLNIPAGRIQVIAADRADTTVEVRPTNASKGRDVMLAEQTEVEFGDGVLRITAPAEKNQMFGPSGSIEVTVQLPAGSGVEAKASAAEFRVVGRLGDVAFEGAHGEIKVDEVASVRLAAHAGDVTVGRLTGSAEISTQKGDIHIAEATSGTVVLRTLMGNVTVDAAPGVSASLDAGTGYGRINNALKNTEGAAAALTIKATTDHGNITARSL, encoded by the coding sequence ATGCAGAAGTTCGACACCCCCGCCGCGATTTCCGCCGTTCTGAACATCCCCGCCGGCCGCATCCAGGTCATCGCCGCCGACCGGGCCGATACCACCGTCGAGGTCCGGCCCACCAACGCCTCCAAGGGCCGCGACGTGATGCTGGCCGAGCAGACCGAGGTCGAATTCGGCGACGGCGTGCTGCGGATCACGGCTCCGGCGGAGAAGAACCAGATGTTCGGCCCGTCCGGATCAATCGAGGTGACGGTCCAGTTGCCCGCCGGTTCCGGCGTCGAGGCGAAGGCTTCCGCCGCCGAGTTCCGGGTGGTCGGACGGCTCGGCGACGTCGCCTTCGAGGGCGCGCACGGCGAGATCAAGGTCGACGAGGTGGCGAGCGTGCGGCTGGCCGCCCATGCCGGTGACGTCACAGTCGGCCGCCTGACCGGCTCCGCGGAGATCAGCACCCAAAAGGGCGATATCCACATCGCCGAGGCCACCTCCGGCACGGTCGTTCTGCGCACTCTGATGGGCAACGTGACGGTGGACGCCGCCCCCGGAGTTTCCGCCTCCCTGGACGCCGGTACCGGCTACGGCCGGATCAACAACGCGCTGAAGAACACCGAAGGCGCCGCGGCCGCCCTGACCATCAAGGCGACCACCGACCACGGCAACATCACCGCCCGCAGCCTGTAA
- a CDS encoding CYTH and CHAD domain-containing protein gives MGEQLEIETKYDVGERIALPALHELPGVVRVAQPEQHDLEAVYFDTEAYDLAAAGITLRRRTGGDDAGWHVKFPVATGERLEVRRPLGRAVRSVPIELVRMVRVHVRDRALAPVVTLRTHRVVHRLVGADDAVLAELSDDQVTAEIAGAEPDVWREWELELVDGERELLAAAEPVLRKAGAEPAAGPSKLARALGDRVPVRAAWELPEKPTAVDVFRAYAAEQVAAIHRRDPEVRRDRPEGVHKLRVATRRLRSALATYRPVIDRVEGDRIRAELKWLAGELGGMRDTEVIRDRLAASVAAEPVELVMGRVAGAIDDHLRATYKAAHKVALETLETERYLRLLDDLDALVADPPLTEAAADLKPKKTPDLVVSLLKHDWKRIRRAVDRMRAAELGANEQSAQSVADAVEVERHEVRKAAKRLRYAGESAAVVLGDKATALAASAEQIQEVLGSYQDTVVARELLRQLAVQVHLDGGNAFTLGRLHALEQVAGEEAVRAFEGVWPLDFPF, from the coding sequence ATGGGCGAGCAGCTGGAGATCGAGACCAAGTACGACGTGGGCGAGCGGATCGCGCTGCCCGCGTTGCACGAATTGCCGGGCGTTGTGCGGGTGGCTCAGCCTGAGCAGCATGACCTCGAGGCGGTCTACTTCGACACCGAGGCGTACGACCTGGCTGCCGCGGGAATCACGCTGCGACGACGGACGGGTGGGGATGACGCCGGCTGGCATGTGAAGTTCCCGGTCGCGACGGGGGAGCGTCTGGAGGTACGGCGTCCGCTCGGCCGGGCAGTCCGTTCGGTGCCGATCGAGCTGGTTCGAATGGTCCGCGTACACGTCCGGGATCGGGCTCTCGCGCCAGTGGTGACCTTGCGGACGCATCGGGTGGTGCATCGGCTGGTGGGTGCGGATGACGCCGTACTGGCCGAGCTGAGCGATGACCAGGTGACGGCGGAGATCGCGGGCGCCGAGCCGGATGTCTGGCGCGAGTGGGAGCTTGAGCTGGTCGACGGCGAGCGCGAGCTGTTGGCCGCGGCCGAGCCGGTGTTGCGCAAGGCAGGGGCTGAGCCGGCCGCGGGTCCGAGCAAATTGGCGCGGGCCCTCGGGGATCGGGTGCCTGTGCGGGCGGCCTGGGAGCTGCCGGAGAAGCCGACCGCGGTTGACGTGTTCCGGGCGTATGCGGCTGAGCAGGTGGCGGCGATCCACCGGCGTGATCCCGAGGTGCGCCGCGATCGGCCGGAGGGCGTGCACAAGCTGCGGGTCGCGACGCGGCGGCTGCGTTCGGCCTTGGCCACGTATCGGCCGGTGATCGATCGAGTCGAGGGTGATCGGATCCGCGCTGAGTTGAAGTGGTTGGCGGGCGAGCTTGGTGGGATGCGCGATACCGAGGTGATCCGGGATCGGCTGGCCGCTTCGGTCGCCGCCGAGCCGGTCGAGCTGGTGATGGGCCGGGTAGCGGGTGCTATCGATGACCACTTGCGGGCGACGTACAAGGCCGCACACAAGGTGGCGCTGGAGACGTTGGAGACCGAGAGGTACTTGCGGTTGCTGGACGATTTGGACGCGCTGGTGGCCGATCCGCCGCTTACCGAGGCGGCCGCGGATCTCAAACCGAAGAAGACGCCGGACCTTGTTGTCTCCCTGCTGAAGCATGACTGGAAGCGGATTCGTCGGGCCGTGGACCGGATGCGTGCCGCCGAGCTTGGTGCCAATGAACAGTCCGCGCAGTCGGTGGCGGACGCTGTGGAGGTCGAGCGGCACGAGGTGCGCAAGGCGGCCAAGCGGTTGCGCTACGCGGGTGAGTCGGCGGCCGTTGTGCTGGGGGATAAGGCGACCGCGCTGGCCGCCTCGGCGGAGCAGATCCAGGAAGTTCTCGGCAGTTATCAGGACACGGTGGTGGCGCGCGAGCTGCTGCGGCAGTTGGCCGTGCAGGTGCACCTGGATGGTGGAAACGCCTTTACTCTGGGGCGTTTGCACGCTTTGGAGCAGGTCGCGGGGGAGGAAGCGGTGCGGGCGTTCGAGGGCGTTTGGCCGCTGGACTTTCCCTTCTGA
- a CDS encoding glycosyl hydrolase family 28 protein, protein MRKVRALFAALLVAVLAPAIEAQAAPAPIQVYPVQSIYPASPDYRLTVNGQSVPVTDYAGYDIAQFAMGAGEAVIRVTKVNNTAIGSYSISPAKLGLAGSISGATLTFTVHRDEYLIVKLDGRPNLVIAIDPAETNRPGSSGTGIFNVRNAPYNAQPGSGYSTTPFQNALNDAAAWGSANGRQGIVYVPAGVWTLGTIYLRSNLALYLEPGAVLRYTGERSQYDVHWHKNSQDRDITWFISTRFSSSNISIYGRGTIDGNGRASLGPSNLGVNLLTPIYTSNFRVDGITFRESSSWAIMPSRSTDLSFTNLKMFNRFDMGENDGIDVMESTGVTVRNAIGIGLDDPFSTKTWQASTDLFARVPGNPRPLDNVLFEDLVSWTYCYGVKVGQGVMQTQSNVTFRNVVVHDAAVGIGVHHKYGSAEARNLRFEDVDIERLTFTNDSNRTWLALWSGASEGVGPVNGVTLANIRVRNAGTTAARINGQPGALISGVTLHRILMPGSGSYATSLSQMNITNVSNNGPISITQ, encoded by the coding sequence ATGCGCAAAGTGAGAGCTTTGTTCGCGGCCTTACTGGTCGCCGTACTCGCCCCCGCAATCGAGGCGCAGGCCGCGCCGGCTCCGATTCAGGTTTATCCCGTGCAGTCGATCTATCCCGCGTCGCCGGACTACCGGTTGACGGTGAACGGCCAGAGCGTGCCGGTGACGGACTACGCGGGTTATGACATCGCACAGTTCGCGATGGGTGCCGGGGAAGCCGTCATCAGGGTCACGAAGGTGAACAACACGGCCATCGGTTCGTACAGCATCAGCCCCGCCAAACTCGGTCTGGCCGGGTCGATCAGTGGCGCGACTTTGACCTTCACCGTGCACCGCGACGAGTACCTGATCGTCAAACTCGATGGTCGGCCGAACCTGGTGATCGCGATCGACCCCGCCGAGACGAACCGCCCGGGCTCGAGTGGTACCGGCATCTTCAACGTGCGCAACGCGCCGTACAACGCACAACCCGGGAGCGGCTACTCGACCACTCCTTTCCAGAACGCGCTGAACGACGCAGCAGCCTGGGGGTCCGCCAACGGACGCCAGGGCATCGTCTACGTACCAGCAGGCGTCTGGACGCTCGGCACGATCTACCTACGCAGCAACCTCGCGCTATATCTCGAACCTGGCGCCGTACTGCGCTACACCGGCGAGAGGTCCCAGTACGACGTGCATTGGCACAAGAACTCGCAGGACCGTGACATCACCTGGTTCATCTCGACGCGCTTCTCGTCCTCGAACATCTCCATCTACGGACGCGGCACGATCGACGGCAATGGCCGGGCCTCGCTTGGGCCCAGCAACCTCGGGGTGAACCTGCTGACGCCGATCTACACCTCGAACTTCCGGGTGGACGGCATCACGTTCCGCGAGTCGAGCAGCTGGGCGATCATGCCGAGCCGCTCGACGGATCTGAGCTTCACGAACCTGAAGATGTTCAACCGGTTCGACATGGGCGAGAACGACGGTATCGACGTGATGGAGTCGACCGGTGTCACGGTCCGGAACGCGATCGGCATCGGACTGGACGACCCGTTCAGCACCAAGACCTGGCAGGCCAGTACCGACCTGTTCGCCAGGGTGCCGGGCAATCCGCGGCCGCTCGACAACGTGCTGTTCGAGGACCTCGTCTCGTGGACCTACTGCTACGGCGTCAAGGTCGGCCAGGGCGTCATGCAGACCCAGTCGAACGTGACGTTCCGCAACGTCGTCGTCCATGACGCGGCGGTCGGCATCGGCGTACACCACAAGTACGGCTCGGCCGAGGCGCGGAACCTCCGGTTCGAGGACGTCGATATCGAGCGGTTGACCTTCACGAACGACAGCAACCGCACCTGGCTCGCCCTCTGGAGCGGCGCTTCCGAAGGCGTCGGCCCGGTCAACGGCGTCACCCTGGCGAACATCCGGGTCCGCAACGCGGGCACCACCGCGGCCAGGATCAACGGCCAGCCCGGTGCCCTGATCAGCGGCGTGACCCTGCACCGAATCCTCATGCCAGGCAGTGGTTCCTACGCGACATCGCTCAGCCAGATGAACATCACCAACGTCAGCAACAACGGCCCGATCAGCATCACGCAGTAA
- a CDS encoding solute symporter family protein — MATEIGNPTVNILIFGLFVVATLAIVIRASRNNRTAADYYAGGRSFTGPQNGIAIAGDYLSAASFLGIAGAIAINGYDGFLYSIGFLVAWLVALLLVAELLRNTGRFTMADVLSFRLKQRPVRMAAAFSTMVVCFFYLLAQMAGAGGLVALLLGISNRTGQSLVIAVVGLIMITYVLVGGMKGTTWVQIVKAVLLVIGAGIMTLWVLAKFSFNLSSLLGAAVANNPTAGEKLLSPGLQYGATGISKLDFISLGLALVLGTAGLPHVLMRFYTVPTSKEARRSVTWAIWIIGIFYLFTLVLGYGAGALVGPDAIKAAPGKANSAAPLLAYHLGGELLLGVISAIAFATILAVVAGLTITASASFAHDVYAQVIKKGQINPDGEVRVARITVLVIGVIAIIGGIFANGQNIAFLVALAFAVAASANLPTILYSLFWRRFNTRGALWSIYGGLASSILLIAFSPVVSGKVDAKTGASLSMITDASVDFHWFPLDNPGIVSIPLAFFLGWLGTVTSKEPVNVDKFAEMEVRSLTGAGSEKAVQH; from the coding sequence ATGGCAACCGAAATCGGTAACCCGACGGTCAACATCCTGATCTTCGGCCTGTTCGTGGTGGCGACGCTGGCGATCGTGATCCGTGCGTCGCGGAACAACCGCACCGCCGCGGACTACTACGCGGGCGGCCGCTCCTTCACCGGACCGCAGAACGGCATCGCGATCGCCGGTGACTACCTCTCGGCCGCGTCCTTCCTCGGTATCGCCGGCGCGATCGCGATCAACGGCTACGACGGCTTCCTGTATTCGATCGGCTTCCTGGTCGCCTGGCTCGTCGCCCTGCTGCTGGTCGCGGAACTGCTGCGAAACACCGGCCGGTTCACGATGGCCGACGTCCTGTCCTTCCGGCTGAAGCAGCGGCCGGTCCGGATGGCCGCCGCGTTCTCCACGATGGTGGTCTGCTTCTTCTACCTGCTCGCGCAGATGGCCGGTGCTGGTGGCCTGGTCGCCCTGCTGCTGGGCATCTCCAACCGCACCGGGCAGAGCCTCGTGATCGCGGTCGTCGGCCTGATCATGATCACCTACGTCCTGGTGGGTGGCATGAAGGGCACCACCTGGGTGCAGATCGTGAAGGCCGTGCTGCTGGTGATCGGCGCGGGCATCATGACGCTCTGGGTGCTGGCGAAGTTCAGCTTCAACCTGTCGTCGCTGCTCGGCGCCGCAGTGGCGAACAACCCGACCGCGGGCGAGAAGCTGCTCAGCCCGGGTCTGCAGTACGGCGCTACGGGTATCAGCAAGCTCGACTTCATCTCGCTCGGTCTCGCGCTGGTGCTGGGCACCGCGGGTCTGCCGCACGTGCTGATGCGCTTCTACACGGTGCCGACGTCGAAGGAGGCCCGCCGCAGCGTCACCTGGGCCATCTGGATCATCGGCATCTTCTACCTGTTCACGCTGGTACTCGGCTACGGCGCCGGCGCCCTGGTCGGACCGGACGCGATCAAGGCCGCACCCGGTAAGGCCAACTCGGCCGCGCCACTGCTCGCCTACCACCTCGGCGGCGAACTGCTGCTGGGCGTGATCTCCGCGATCGCCTTCGCCACCATCCTGGCGGTCGTGGCCGGATTGACCATCACCGCGAGCGCGTCGTTCGCCCACGATGTCTACGCCCAGGTGATCAAGAAGGGCCAGATCAACCCCGATGGCGAGGTCCGGGTCGCCCGGATCACCGTGCTGGTGATCGGCGTGATCGCGATCATCGGCGGCATCTTCGCCAACGGGCAGAACATCGCCTTCCTGGTCGCCCTGGCCTTCGCCGTGGCGGCGAGCGCGAACCTGCCGACGATCCTGTACTCCCTGTTCTGGCGGCGCTTCAACACTCGCGGCGCCCTGTGGAGCATCTACGGCGGCCTGGCGTCCTCGATCCTCCTGATCGCCTTCTCCCCGGTCGTTTCGGGCAAGGTCGACGCGAAGACCGGCGCGAGCCTGTCGATGATCACCGACGCGTCGGTCGACTTCCACTGGTTCCCGTTGGACAACCCGGGCATCGTCTCGATCCCGCTGGCCTTTTTCCTCGGCTGGCTGGGCACCGTGACCAGCAAGGAGCCCGTCAACGTGGACAAGTTCGCCGAGATGGAGGTTCGCTCCCTGACCGGGGCAGGGTCCGAGAAGGCGGTCCAGCACTGA
- a CDS encoding sodium/solute symporter codes for MSLTAIGLVIAATIGIGLFGLRISRTTSDFYVASRAVSPRWNASAISGEYLSAASFLGVAGLILVNGADMLWFSVGYTVGYLMLLVLIAAPLRRSGAYTLPDFAETRFESNVVRRTCSVLVVGIGTLYLLPQLQGAGLTVQTVTGAPTWVGALMVAVIVVINVAAGGMRSITFVQAFQYWLKLTALATPIFVILILWGSSGQPGGVLDSLHGAGAEWAEPLSRANGREHPLYATYSLLLALCFGTMGLPHVLVRFYTNPDGRAARRTTVVVLALLGSFYVFPPLYAVLGRTFTPELVEGAADSVVLELPGRVFPGTAGDLLGALVAAGAFAAFLSTSSGLTVAIAGVIDQDLLRARLRKLTGGDYVAVNSFRIAALIAVIVPFIAWKLIGSLSLADTVGLAFAVAASTFCPMLVLGIWWRRMSTVGAAAGLIVGGAATITAVLVNVIARPPEGWRGWGGALIAQPAAWTMPLAFGTVIVASLLTPHKIPAGTSRSMVRLHTPEAVDVDRSFNHL; via the coding sequence ATGAGCCTGACCGCAATCGGGCTGGTGATCGCCGCAACCATCGGTATCGGCCTATTCGGCTTGCGGATCTCCCGAACCACCAGTGACTTCTACGTCGCCAGCCGAGCGGTTTCGCCACGCTGGAACGCTTCTGCGATCAGTGGCGAGTACCTATCGGCCGCATCGTTCCTAGGCGTCGCCGGACTCATCCTGGTCAACGGCGCCGACATGCTCTGGTTCTCGGTCGGCTACACCGTCGGCTATCTCATGCTGCTAGTGCTGATCGCGGCGCCGCTACGCCGGTCGGGCGCCTACACCCTGCCCGACTTCGCGGAGACCCGTTTCGAGTCGAACGTCGTACGGCGAACCTGCTCGGTGCTGGTAGTCGGCATCGGCACGCTCTACCTCCTGCCGCAGCTACAGGGCGCGGGTCTGACCGTCCAGACCGTGACGGGCGCACCGACGTGGGTGGGCGCGTTGATGGTCGCGGTGATCGTGGTGATCAACGTGGCCGCGGGCGGCATGCGCTCGATCACCTTCGTCCAGGCGTTCCAGTACTGGCTGAAGCTCACCGCCCTCGCGACGCCGATCTTCGTGATCCTGATCCTCTGGGGTTCGTCCGGCCAGCCCGGCGGCGTACTCGACTCGCTGCACGGCGCCGGCGCCGAATGGGCCGAACCACTTTCCCGCGCGAACGGTCGCGAGCACCCGCTCTACGCGACGTACTCGCTGTTGCTGGCGTTGTGCTTCGGCACGATGGGCCTCCCGCACGTACTCGTTCGCTTCTACACGAATCCCGACGGCCGAGCCGCCCGCCGTACGACGGTGGTGGTGCTCGCGTTGCTCGGCTCGTTCTACGTTTTCCCACCGCTGTACGCCGTACTGGGCCGCACGTTCACCCCGGAACTCGTCGAAGGCGCCGCCGACAGCGTGGTGCTGGAACTCCCGGGCCGCGTCTTCCCCGGTACGGCAGGCGATCTGCTCGGCGCACTGGTCGCGGCCGGGGCTTTCGCGGCGTTTCTCTCGACCTCGTCCGGGTTGACCGTCGCCATCGCGGGCGTGATCGACCAGGACCTATTGCGGGCACGCCTTCGGAAGTTGACTGGCGGGGATTACGTCGCGGTCAACAGCTTCCGGATCGCGGCGTTGATCGCGGTCATCGTGCCGTTCATCGCGTGGAAGTTGATCGGATCGCTCAGCCTCGCGGATACCGTCGGACTGGCGTTCGCGGTGGCGGCCTCGACGTTCTGCCCGATGCTGGTGCTCGGGATCTGGTGGCGCCGGATGTCCACGGTCGGCGCCGCGGCCGGGCTGATCGTCGGCGGTGCCGCCACCATCACCGCGGTACTGGTCAACGTCATCGCCCGGCCGCCGGAAGGCTGGCGCGGCTGGGGTGGCGCGCTGATCGCCCAGCCCGCCGCCTGGACCATGCCGCTGGCCTTCGGCACCGTGATCGTCGCCTCGCTGCTCACCCCGCACAAGATCCCTGCCGGCACCTCCCGCAGCATGGTCCGCCTCCACACGCCCGAAGCCGTTGACGTAGACCGCAGCTTCAACCACCTCTAA
- a CDS encoding GbsR/MarR family transcriptional regulator — MPGGRLTQQERQQIALGLADGLAYAEIARRLDRPTSTITREVMRNGGPTAYRADLAHRATERRAHRRKHALPRERRALAQGHGRDDDAVREYEEAFTTLFMQQGVPKMMARVLTCLFITDAGSLTASELVQHLQVSPASVSKAIAFLETQGLIRRERRDDGRRERYVVDDDVWYQSTIASAGGIAQVAETARQGVNVLGAGSPAATRLENIARFSDFISESILRAAEQAREVLHTKPEASPDGTAEPRG, encoded by the coding sequence ATGCCGGGAGGCAGACTCACCCAGCAGGAACGTCAGCAGATCGCGCTGGGGCTGGCCGACGGCCTCGCCTACGCGGAGATCGCCCGGCGTCTCGACCGTCCCACCTCGACGATCACGCGTGAGGTGATGCGCAACGGCGGCCCCACCGCCTACCGCGCCGACTTGGCCCACCGCGCCACCGAGCGACGCGCGCACCGGCGCAAGCACGCCCTGCCCCGGGAGCGACGGGCGCTGGCGCAGGGCCACGGGCGCGACGACGACGCCGTGCGCGAGTACGAGGAGGCGTTCACCACCCTCTTCATGCAGCAGGGCGTGCCCAAGATGATGGCCCGGGTGCTGACCTGCCTGTTCATCACCGACGCGGGCAGCCTCACCGCGTCCGAACTCGTCCAGCACCTCCAGGTCAGCCCGGCGTCCGTCTCCAAGGCGATCGCGTTCCTCGAAACCCAGGGCCTCATCCGCCGGGAACGCCGCGACGATGGCCGCCGCGAGCGCTACGTCGTCGACGACGACGTCTGGTACCAGTCGACGATCGCCAGCGCCGGCGGCATCGCCCAGGTCGCCGAGACCGCACGGCAGGGCGTCAACGTGCTCGGCGCCGGCAGCCCGGCCGCCACCCGCCTCGAGAACATCGCCCGCTTCAGCGACTTCATCAGCGAGAGCATCCTTCGCGCCGCGGAGCAGGCCCGCGAGGTCCTGCACACCAAACCCGAAGCGAGCCCCGACGGTACTGCCGAGCCAAGAGGATAA
- a CDS encoding LytR/AlgR family response regulator transcription factor, translating into MVEPSVPLRALVVDDEEPALAELVYLLSRDDRIGPIETASNGPDALRILQASAIDVVFCDIKMPGLDGIDLARVLSRFASRPRIVFVTAYDEHAVAAFDLDATDYVMKPVRAERLAEAVRRVVTGAAAAPAGEDPADDEVIPVELAGVTRFVPRSSVRYVEAQGDYARLHTGQNSHLVRIPLSTLEERWRTAGFTRIHRSTLVALAHVDEMRVESGRCSVRVGEDWLPVSRRHTRELRDLLVRSTSLRG; encoded by the coding sequence ATGGTTGAGCCTTCGGTTCCGTTGCGCGCGCTCGTCGTTGATGACGAGGAGCCTGCGCTGGCCGAACTCGTCTACCTGTTGTCGCGGGATGACCGGATCGGGCCGATCGAGACCGCGTCGAATGGGCCGGACGCGCTGCGGATCCTGCAGGCCTCGGCGATCGACGTGGTGTTCTGCGATATCAAGATGCCCGGGTTGGACGGGATCGACCTGGCCCGGGTGCTGTCGAGGTTCGCGAGCCGCCCGCGGATCGTCTTCGTCACGGCGTACGACGAACACGCGGTGGCCGCCTTCGACCTGGACGCGACGGATTACGTGATGAAGCCGGTTCGGGCCGAGCGGTTGGCCGAGGCGGTCCGGCGGGTTGTCACGGGTGCCGCGGCCGCACCGGCCGGCGAGGATCCGGCCGACGACGAGGTGATTCCGGTTGAGCTGGCCGGGGTAACCCGGTTCGTGCCGCGCTCGTCAGTTCGGTATGTCGAGGCGCAGGGGGATTACGCGCGGCTGCATACCGGGCAGAACTCGCATCTGGTCCGGATCCCGCTCAGCACTCTGGAGGAACGCTGGCGGACGGCCGGCTTCACCCGGATCCATCGCAGCACGTTGGTCGCGCTCGCGCATGTGGACGAGATGCGGGTGGAAAGCGGCCGGTGTTCGGTCCGTGTCGGCGAGGACTGGCTGCCGGTGAGCCGTCGGCATACCCGTGAACTGCGCGACCTGCTGGTCCGCTCGACGTCGCTGCGCGGATGA
- a CDS encoding DUF485 domain-containing protein, whose amino-acid sequence MSDTRSAAGDPDLSSFRDVQISPDFTELRRRFRRFVFPMTGLFLAWYFLYVLLADYAPGFMATKVFGNINIALLLGLGQFVSTFAITMIYVRWANRQVDPAAERMRQLIEGEGL is encoded by the coding sequence ATGAGTGATACGCGCAGCGCGGCCGGCGACCCGGACCTGTCGTCGTTCCGTGATGTCCAGATTTCCCCGGACTTCACGGAACTTCGCCGCAGGTTCCGGCGGTTCGTCTTTCCCATGACCGGCCTGTTCCTGGCTTGGTACTTCCTCTACGTCCTGCTCGCCGACTACGCCCCGGGCTTCATGGCCACGAAGGTCTTCGGCAACATCAACATCGCCCTGCTGCTCGGACTCGGCCAGTTCGTCTCGACGTTCGCCATCACGATGATCTACGTGCGATGGGCGAACCGGCAGGTCGACCCGGCCGCTGAGCGCATGCGCCAGCTGATCGAGGGAGAGGGCCTGTGA